Proteins encoded together in one Chryseobacterium sp. G0201 window:
- a CDS encoding NlpC/P60 family protein yields the protein MKFINNYIYVLVVLSFITSCGGKKYIKEIPYNYSSDSYLKDKDQQHNLSTSNYSVVDDNSEGLNDDTLRIKEKYSILMGVMPKDIKDYKLYSYVDGWLSTPYRKQMLEKNVGVDASYFVQALFSDVYGETFSKTPDGIFRSKDIQLFTGRSFLQEGDILFFRYDKSHPISDVGIYLHNDRIVACTTNGLNIYNFNDEYFQLRYVAAGRLKQK from the coding sequence ATGAAATTCATTAACAATTACATTTACGTACTTGTTGTGCTCTCTTTCATTACGTCCTGCGGGGGTAAAAAATATATAAAAGAGATTCCCTACAATTACTCTTCTGATAGTTATCTTAAAGATAAAGATCAGCAGCACAATTTGTCTACAAGCAATTACTCTGTAGTAGATGATAATTCCGAAGGTTTAAACGATGATACTTTAAGGATAAAAGAGAAATACTCTATTCTTATGGGGGTAATGCCTAAAGATATTAAAGATTACAAACTGTATTCTTATGTCGATGGCTGGCTGAGCACCCCGTATAGAAAACAAATGCTTGAAAAAAATGTTGGTGTTGATGCTTCCTATTTTGTGCAAGCCCTTTTCAGTGATGTTTATGGTGAAACATTTTCTAAAACGCCGGACGGTATTTTCAGATCTAAAGACATTCAGCTTTTTACAGGAAGATCTTTCCTCCAAGAAGGAGATATATTGTTTTTCCGTTATGATAAGAGCCATCCCATCTCTGATGTTGGTATTTATCTTCATAATGACAGGATTGTAGCATGTACCACAAATGGTCTTAATATCTACAATTTCAATGATGAATATTTTCAATTAAGATACGTTGCTGCAGGACGTTTAAAGCAAAAATAA
- a CDS encoding TssN family type VI secretion system protein, with protein MTQISIKKYFINLLDPKLLVMLFIVLALCIILTMVFGQKVPSFKQKYKGKFYTYLFSFAFVYATVALLGYNKLFSNDNLYEFIFYQFSSLIMGIIHCILYRDIFNKFDSQKIGTEYLFAMIAVLYALIPFSLIYTFLNSSDFVYLMLGHFIIFFIPTFLNDTFNRAMSIPPKIYKTWKFPQNYMDDNGLSDEEMRDMVVFTFLMDKDKNAKKYSVYRAKGPTRVDFGRLFYNFVLDYNDKHPGGQIQIEDQNGLFNWVFFLQPKWYEATKYVDPDLTLYMNGIEENSVVFCLRTEQVMADEGEKIKETDYEFTREDERKRNAKKEEEVEVIDQNQ; from the coding sequence ATGACACAGATAAGCATAAAAAAATATTTTATTAATCTCTTAGACCCAAAACTTTTGGTGATGTTATTCATCGTTTTGGCTTTATGTATAATCCTGACCATGGTTTTTGGTCAGAAAGTACCCTCATTCAAACAAAAATATAAAGGTAAATTTTACACCTATCTGTTTTCTTTTGCTTTTGTATATGCTACTGTGGCGCTGCTTGGGTATAATAAACTTTTTTCTAATGATAATTTATATGAATTTATTTTTTATCAGTTCTCTTCATTAATTATGGGGATTATCCATTGTATTCTTTACAGAGATATTTTCAACAAATTTGATTCTCAAAAGATAGGAACAGAATATCTTTTTGCTATGATAGCTGTTTTGTACGCCCTGATTCCGTTTTCATTAATATATACTTTCCTGAATTCATCGGATTTTGTTTATCTGATGCTTGGGCACTTTATTATATTCTTTATTCCGACATTTTTGAATGATACATTCAACAGAGCGATGTCTATCCCTCCAAAAATTTATAAAACTTGGAAATTTCCACAAAATTATATGGATGATAACGGGCTTAGTGATGAAGAAATGAGAGATATGGTCGTATTTACATTTTTAATGGATAAAGATAAAAATGCAAAAAAATACAGTGTTTATCGAGCAAAAGGACCGACACGAGTAGACTTCGGAAGGCTTTTCTATAATTTCGTTTTAGATTATAATGATAAACATCCGGGAGGTCAGATTCAGATTGAAGATCAAAACGGATTGTTTAATTGGGTATTTTTTCTGCAGCCAAAATGGTATGAAGCTACCAAATATGTTGACCCTGATCTTACTCTTTACATGAACGGAATTGAAGAAAACAGCGTTGTTTTTTGTCTGAGAACAGAACAGGTAATGGCTGATGAAGGAGAAAAAATTAAAGAAACTGACTACGAATTTACAAGGGAAGATGAAAGAAAAAGAAATGCTAAGAAAGAAGAAGAGGTAGAAGTAATAGATCAAAATCAATAA
- a CDS encoding DUF4280 domain-containing protein, whose translation MSEKHLVCQGATCKCKFGTAPDKLKVKTQSKRYINDKYGKEKLTATHKDIGKTFEKNTFGSCAKMNNNPCQAVVTEWSGYYEKIVIEDNKGKVLLEDSKATCPIGGKDCIDIINHGQTSEVTSQNFKNADNDVLVEICPFFDFKEMADDMEMEEEEADYM comes from the coding sequence ATGAGCGAAAAACATTTAGTATGTCAGGGAGCAACCTGCAAATGTAAGTTCGGAACTGCGCCGGACAAGCTGAAGGTGAAAACCCAAAGCAAACGCTATATCAATGACAAATATGGAAAAGAAAAATTAACGGCTACCCACAAAGACATCGGGAAAACCTTTGAAAAAAATACTTTCGGAAGCTGTGCAAAAATGAATAATAATCCTTGTCAGGCTGTAGTAACAGAGTGGAGCGGATATTACGAAAAGATAGTAATAGAAGATAATAAAGGAAAAGTTTTGCTGGAAGACAGCAAGGCTACTTGTCCCATAGGTGGAAAAGATTGTATAGACATCATTAACCACGGACAGACAAGTGAGGTCACTTCTCAGAATTTCAAAAATGCAGACAATGATGTTTTGGTAGAAATATGTCCGTTTTTTGATTTTAAAGAGATGGCAGATGATATGGAAATGGAAGAAGAGGAAGCAGATTATATGTAA
- a CDS encoding N-acetylmuramoyl-L-alanine amidase, whose protein sequence is MSKKGISKIKGPSEIRLGETAYYEVSRIYDLDDKKKVDAARWKLYALDFKHHGNWRELTPKAGTPPKIGYRVPVIVTNQSLVGSELMLEAYIYEPEKRIPPGLRIKVLPGIEKKITRVDLFKVDDTPIKDDTVMKYGQTIKVKVYTQNMQNEMMKLSLYEDDAQGGGDSPKNKNNRVAYIKKLLNKKGFLVHEFKLNIDFAKIANAVMDGSHDKLHEYYVVVETAEHKSVSKNVDVQNPDYVKVQTVSSGVDTEKIYEGIVIEEVVIIGKYKKQPGTNPPVNTGEKVATVAKPDEKKKENKECECFCNKEITPETLREMVIAMRKATYDDAGENFYKWNKDLLFTGGHEKFNDKSYAKFAEVLKSTFEKYEITSCIRKIHFLAQCYHETGAFMRSVEGGKDDKFWYDPYRGRGFIHLTLKGNYQKFKEDSKFDVVNNPELVSTNIEIAAKSSGWYWRYNDKGNINPFADKDSVFDTSRLVNKPNATKSSSINGYNQRVNAVNALKVVFKYPQNCCSLNEKETPNENNLCPSGSDDCICTTAFKFEDGFINHSKVIKDHISIIEHGLFKDPKTSIQKIVLHRTAGGTTQACKNAFKNGRKNKSGGIDHYGTHFIVGKDGVITQTANLTKVTWHCAGWNSKSVGIEVVGFAIDKDGKPTLGLKGQNPVAGWENLTEKQAKSVACLVKALLNYYSLDISKIDCHEHLAPKEKGEGQIVFDAIKEYLK, encoded by the coding sequence ATGAGCAAAAAAGGTATTTCGAAGATAAAAGGTCCTTCCGAGATTCGTCTTGGTGAGACGGCTTATTATGAAGTAAGCCGAATATACGATCTTGATGATAAAAAGAAAGTAGACGCCGCAAGATGGAAATTGTATGCTTTAGATTTTAAGCATCATGGTAATTGGCGCGAACTGACACCCAAAGCCGGAACTCCTCCCAAAATAGGGTACCGCGTTCCGGTTATAGTAACCAATCAATCGTTGGTTGGGAGTGAACTGATGTTGGAAGCTTATATTTATGAGCCCGAAAAGCGTATTCCACCGGGATTAAGGATCAAAGTTCTGCCAGGGATTGAGAAGAAAATCACACGCGTGGATCTTTTCAAAGTAGATGATACTCCTATCAAGGACGATACGGTTATGAAGTATGGTCAGACCATAAAAGTGAAAGTCTACACCCAGAATATGCAGAATGAAATGATGAAGTTAAGTCTCTACGAAGATGATGCTCAGGGTGGTGGAGACAGTCCAAAGAATAAAAACAATAGGGTAGCCTACATCAAAAAACTTCTGAATAAAAAAGGTTTTCTAGTGCATGAGTTTAAACTGAATATTGATTTTGCTAAAATTGCCAATGCCGTTATGGATGGCAGCCACGACAAGCTCCATGAATATTATGTAGTCGTGGAAACCGCCGAACATAAATCGGTAAGTAAAAATGTAGATGTACAAAATCCTGATTATGTGAAAGTACAGACGGTAAGCAGTGGTGTTGATACCGAAAAAATTTATGAGGGGATTGTGATTGAAGAGGTTGTTATTATAGGAAAATACAAGAAGCAACCGGGAACAAATCCTCCTGTGAATACTGGGGAGAAAGTGGCAACGGTTGCTAAACCTGATGAGAAGAAGAAAGAAAATAAAGAATGTGAATGTTTTTGTAATAAAGAAATTACACCCGAAACTTTAAGAGAAATGGTAATTGCAATGAGAAAAGCAACCTATGATGATGCGGGTGAAAATTTTTACAAATGGAATAAAGATTTACTTTTCACAGGAGGACATGAAAAATTTAATGATAAATCCTATGCTAAATTTGCAGAAGTATTAAAAAGTACGTTCGAAAAATATGAGATAACATCTTGTATTAGAAAAATCCACTTTCTTGCACAATGTTATCATGAAACAGGCGCTTTTATGAGAAGTGTGGAAGGAGGTAAGGATGATAAATTTTGGTATGATCCATACAGAGGAAGAGGATTTATCCATCTAACGTTGAAAGGAAACTACCAAAAATTTAAAGAAGATTCAAAATTTGACGTTGTAAATAACCCAGAACTGGTTTCTACAAATATTGAAATTGCGGCTAAATCTAGTGGATGGTATTGGAGATATAATGATAAAGGAAATATAAATCCATTTGCTGATAAAGATAGTGTTTTTGATACTTCAAGATTAGTTAATAAACCTAATGCGACAAAATCATCCTCTATAAATGGATATAATCAAAGAGTCAACGCAGTTAATGCATTAAAGGTTGTTTTTAAGTATCCTCAAAATTGTTGTAGTTTAAATGAAAAAGAAACCCCAAATGAAAATAATTTATGTCCAAGTGGTTCAGATGATTGTATATGTACTACCGCATTTAAGTTTGAAGATGGCTTTATAAATCATTCAAAGGTTATAAAAGATCATATTAGTATTATTGAACATGGTTTATTCAAAGATCCAAAAACAAGTATTCAAAAAATAGTTTTACATAGGACAGCAGGAGGTACAACACAAGCTTGTAAAAATGCTTTTAAGAATGGAAGAAAAAACAAGAGTGGAGGGATTGATCATTATGGAACACATTTTATAGTAGGCAAAGATGGAGTTATAACTCAAACTGCAAATTTAACAAAAGTTACATGGCATTGTGCAGGATGGAACTCAAAATCTGTAGGAATTGAGGTCGTTGGTTTTGCAATTGATAAAGATGGTAAACCAACATTAGGCTTGAAAGGCCAAAACCCAGTTGCCGGATGGGAAAATTTAACTGAAAAGCAAGCGAAATCAGTTGCATGTCTTGTTAAGGCGTTATTAAATTATTATAGTCTAGATATAAGCAAAATTGATTGTCATGAACATTTAGCTCCCAAAGAAAAAGGAGAGGGACAAATTGTTTTCGATGCAATTAAAGAGTATTTAAAATAA
- the tssO gene encoding type VI secretion system TssO has translation MEVLNKRERSKAFSLFILFFIITVVVLITAILFNAYFPFKENSLLKSENAKMKKEMEIQDSFSFQLEKVKAATDSIGVPKQNDFFNEKLALSMLAEMYSKLPKDTLKNKVLYNNTIIGYKDLIDAKKQIKQLSGNQMTMDSLSSINKTLKDEYDKMKTDLEVCRQLYQAQ, from the coding sequence ATGGAGGTCCTTAATAAAAGAGAGCGTTCAAAGGCTTTTTCACTATTCATATTATTCTTTATCATCACGGTTGTTGTGTTGATAACGGCGATACTTTTTAATGCTTATTTCCCTTTTAAAGAAAATAGTTTATTAAAATCCGAAAATGCCAAAATGAAAAAAGAAATGGAAATTCAGGATAGTTTTTCCTTTCAGTTAGAAAAAGTAAAGGCAGCAACAGATTCAATCGGAGTGCCGAAGCAGAATGATTTTTTCAATGAAAAACTGGCACTCTCAATGCTTGCGGAAATGTATAGCAAACTTCCCAAAGATACATTGAAGAATAAAGTTCTATACAATAATACCATCATTGGGTATAAAGATTTGATTGATGCTAAAAAACAGATCAAGCAACTCTCAGGAAATCAGATGACAATGGATAGTCTAAGCTCGATCAACAAAACACTGAAAGATGAATATGATAAAATGAAAACCGACTTGGAAGTCTGCAGACAGCTTTATCAGGCACAATAA
- a CDS encoding GPW/gp25 family protein gives MKGIYYKIPIDFGALVEKKDTEKISIDNSIAQQIFLIATTSLGECKFDESFGSEIWEMDFDLLKSDNILKEFIGNSLKKAIAMHEKRLELRDVEIYIDDHNIGGLGKKRMKKRVNIGVKGLVLETNRPFLFQNSFFVGPLSY, from the coding sequence ATGAAAGGGATTTATTATAAAATACCAATTGATTTTGGAGCTTTAGTAGAAAAAAAAGACACAGAAAAAATATCGATCGACAATTCTATTGCTCAACAGATATTTCTTATTGCCACAACATCTTTGGGTGAATGTAAGTTCGATGAATCATTCGGTTCGGAGATTTGGGAAATGGATTTCGACCTTCTGAAAAGTGACAATATATTAAAGGAATTCATCGGGAATTCTTTGAAAAAAGCAATTGCGATGCACGAAAAAAGACTTGAACTAAGAGATGTTGAAATATATATCGATGACCATAATATTGGTGGATTAGGAAAAAAAAGAATGAAAAAACGTGTTAACATTGGCGTTAAAGGCCTTGTCTTGGAAACAAACCGTCCTTTTTTATTTCAGAATTCTTTTTTCGTAGGACCATTATCATATTAA